The Leptospiraceae bacterium genome includes a region encoding these proteins:
- a CDS encoding ABC transporter permease subunit, producing MTLNPNTLKRLKKFRSNKRAYYSLLFLLVTYVISLFAPMIANDTPILVYYNKSLYFPIAKFYSDKTFGGKEDTIANYKKLAKSEIFKNGGNFVLLPPIPYGFNESNMSDLPYGVSPPSKPDTKHWLGTDDRGRDVFTRIFYGYRISMSFSLILVFLEILLGTIIGGLQGYFAGIFDLTFQRIIEIFSAIPFLYLILIMGSFFGRSFTVLLLTYGAVSWIGISYYMRGEFYKLRQAQFVEAAKAFGVPSSTIIFKHIVPNALTPIVTFLPFILIGSISVLSALDFLGYGIPAPNPSWGELIGQGRERLSAWWLIAFPSFALFLTIQLAAFVGEGLRDAFDAKEKVTFK from the coding sequence ATGACTCTAAATCCAAATACACTAAAAAGACTTAAAAAATTTCGTTCCAACAAACGGGCTTATTACTCTCTTCTATTTTTATTAGTTACTTACGTTATATCCTTATTTGCCCCAATGATTGCTAATGATACACCAATACTTGTTTATTATAATAAATCTTTGTATTTCCCAATTGCTAAGTTTTATTCAGATAAAACCTTTGGTGGAAAAGAGGATACGATAGCAAATTATAAAAAACTTGCAAAATCGGAAATATTTAAAAATGGCGGCAACTTTGTATTACTCCCGCCAATACCGTATGGATTTAATGAAAGTAATATGTCCGATCTTCCGTATGGAGTTTCGCCTCCTTCTAAACCAGACACAAAACATTGGCTCGGTACGGATGATAGAGGGCGAGATGTGTTTACCCGAATTTTCTATGGATATAGAATCTCGATGAGTTTTAGTTTGATACTAGTTTTTCTAGAAATTTTGCTTGGCACAATTATTGGCGGGTTACAGGGATATTTCGCAGGAATATTCGATCTTACTTTTCAAAGAATCATTGAGATTTTTTCCGCAATACCATTTCTTTATTTAATTTTAATTATGGGTTCGTTTTTCGGAAGGAGTTTTACTGTATTATTGCTTACTTATGGGGCAGTGAGTTGGATTGGAATAAGTTATTATATGCGCGGAGAATTTTACAAACTAAGACAGGCCCAGTTTGTAGAAGCTGCGAAAGCATTTGGCGTTCCTTCCTCTACAATTATTTTTAAACATATTGTTCCAAATGCGTTAACTCCGATTGTAACTTTTCTTCCTTTTATATTGATAGGGTCTATTTCTGTGTTATCCGCTCTTGACTTTTTGGGATACGGAATTCCTGCTCCAAATCCTTCCTGGGGAGAACTTATTGGACAGGGACGCGAAAGGCTCAGTGCATGGTGGTTAATCGCGTTTCCATCTTTCGCATTATTTCTTACAATTCAATTAGCGGCTTTTGTGGGCGAGGGTCTTAGAGACGCATTTGATGCAAAGGAGAAGGTGACGTTCAAATGA
- a CDS encoding ABC transporter ATP-binding protein, giving the protein MKKTNPEPKKKIVKVKKEDVKSDILSIENLNLTIQANPVLPVLQNISFTLKEGEILALVGESGSGKSLTALSITKLLPVKQFEYTSGKIIFNGSNILEATEDKIRSIRGREIAYIFQDPFTSLNPLKKIKDQIIESYKIHISENEKEAVDKAKYLLNKVGLTELDDRLNSYPGQMSGGMLQRICIASALMCDPKLLIADEPTSALDVTIQSQLVDLLLKIKKEISMSILFISHDISLVASLANRISVMYAGQIVEIGDTDSLIEKPTHPYTEALLRSIPSGIKSHQRLAVIDGIVPSPANYPVGCHFSTRCPLVMDRCNQYKPVLYPTSKNRYSACFLREKKK; this is encoded by the coding sequence ATGAAAAAGACAAATCCTGAACCTAAAAAGAAAATTGTTAAAGTAAAAAAAGAGGATGTTAAATCAGATATTCTTTCCATTGAAAATTTAAATTTAACAATTCAGGCTAATCCTGTTTTACCGGTATTACAAAATATTTCCTTTACGCTCAAAGAGGGTGAAATTTTAGCTCTAGTAGGTGAGTCCGGTAGCGGGAAGTCTCTTACTGCATTATCAATTACAAAACTTTTACCAGTAAAACAATTTGAGTATACGTCAGGAAAAATTATCTTCAATGGTTCCAATATTCTGGAAGCCACTGAAGATAAAATACGTTCCATTCGCGGAAGAGAGATTGCATATATATTTCAAGATCCATTTACGTCTTTAAATCCACTCAAAAAAATTAAAGATCAAATTATCGAATCCTATAAAATCCATATTTCGGAAAATGAAAAGGAAGCAGTGGATAAGGCAAAGTATCTGCTAAATAAAGTCGGATTAACTGAACTTGACGATAGACTCAATTCTTATCCAGGGCAAATGAGTGGTGGAATGTTGCAAAGAATTTGTATTGCCTCTGCTCTAATGTGTGACCCGAAACTTTTAATCGCAGATGAACCGACAAGCGCTTTGGATGTAACAATTCAATCGCAATTGGTTGATTTACTTTTAAAAATCAAAAAAGAAATTTCTATGTCGATACTATTTATTTCGCATGATATTTCGCTTGTCGCATCTTTGGCAAACCGTATTTCGGTCATGTATGCAGGCCAAATAGTTGAAATTGGTGATACGGATTCATTAATCGAAAAACCTACTCATCCTTACACAGAAGCCCTCCTTCGCTCTATTCCGAGTGGAATAAAATCTCACCAAAGGCTTGCTGTGATTGATGGAATAGTTCCATCTCCTGCTAATTATCCTGTTGGTTGTCATTTTTCAACTAGGTGCCCGCTTGTTATGGACAGATGTAACCAATACAAACCAGTATTATATCCGACATCTAAAAATAGATATTCCGCATGTTTTTTACGGGAGAAGAAAAAATGA
- a CDS encoding ABC transporter ATP-binding protein codes for MIEVKNLSSSYTVNSKEFFKKNIIRAVENVNISIPDKHTLGLVGESGCGKSSLGRTILRLQSFDSGSIQYNGEELTSLSQKELLPYRKNLQIIFQDPYSSLNPRLTVYEIITEGLTIHKKISKKESLDLAVSILEKMSLKSDILSRYPHEFSGGQRQRIAIARALILDPEFIVCDEIVSALDVSNQAQVINLLADYKKDKNLSLLFISHDLNIITHIADDIAIMYLGKVVEVGNKKEIVEKPSHPYTKSLFASTFELENRKKKRIVLSGEIPGVLNKPTGCYFHTRCPIAQDICKREAPPIKAISKTHTSACHFS; via the coding sequence ATGATCGAAGTAAAAAACCTTTCTTCTAGTTACACAGTAAATTCAAAAGAGTTTTTCAAAAAAAATATTATTCGCGCTGTGGAAAATGTAAATATTTCCATTCCTGATAAACATACGTTAGGTTTGGTTGGAGAATCTGGTTGCGGAAAATCTTCGTTAGGCAGAACAATTCTCCGGTTACAGTCTTTTGATTCTGGTAGTATTCAATATAACGGAGAAGAGTTAACTTCTCTCTCTCAAAAAGAATTACTTCCTTATCGAAAAAATTTACAAATCATTTTCCAAGATCCGTATTCTTCGTTGAATCCAAGACTCACAGTATATGAAATTATAACGGAAGGACTTACTATTCATAAAAAAATATCTAAAAAAGAATCCTTAGATTTAGCCGTTTCTATTTTAGAGAAAATGAGTTTAAAGTCAGATATACTCAGTCGTTATCCGCACGAATTCTCTGGTGGACAGAGACAGAGAATCGCAATAGCGCGAGCATTAATTTTAGATCCAGAATTTATTGTTTGTGATGAAATTGTATCTGCACTCGATGTATCTAACCAAGCGCAAGTAATTAATTTGCTTGCAGATTATAAAAAAGATAAAAATTTATCTCTTCTTTTTATTTCACATGATTTAAACATCATCACTCATATAGCGGATGATATTGCCATAATGTATTTAGGGAAAGTAGTAGAAGTAGGTAACAAAAAAGAAATCGTAGAAAAACCATCTCACCCCTACACAAAATCATTATTTGCCTCTACTTTTGAATTAGAAAATCGTAAGAAAAAAAGAATCGTTCTATCGGGCGAAATTCCTGGCGTTTTAAATAAACCGACTGGCTGTTACTTTCACACACGTTGTCCAATTGCGCAGGATATTTGTAAACGAGAAGCTCCTCCTATAAAAGCGATTTCTAAAACACATACTTCCGCTTGTCATTTCAGTTAA
- a CDS encoding Uma2 family endonuclease, whose product MASHVLEREFLRENFIPITVEAYQYLAEKNLISENAELIEGVIVKKMSKSPIHYSLTQKLMLFFQNKISSKYWIRPEGPILGKGSVPEPDLAIVDFREDFYATAHPSFAHLVIEISLSTIAFDRDKADIYASAKIPEYWIFNLQNKTLEVFQNPSDDKYQLTTVLTVADSIHPLFHSEIILDLKDFL is encoded by the coding sequence ATGGCATCCCATGTATTAGAAAGAGAATTTCTTAGAGAAAATTTTATCCCCATTACTGTCGAGGCATACCAGTACCTTGCCGAGAAAAATCTAATTTCTGAAAACGCAGAGTTAATTGAAGGAGTTATTGTAAAGAAAATGTCAAAGTCCCCGATTCACTACTCCTTGACCCAAAAATTAATGCTATTTTTTCAAAATAAAATTTCTTCTAAATATTGGATAAGGCCAGAAGGACCAATTCTCGGTAAAGGCTCAGTCCCAGAACCAGATTTAGCGATTGTAGATTTTAGAGAGGATTTCTATGCGACGGCTCATCCAAGTTTTGCGCATCTAGTAATCGAGATTTCACTTTCTACTATCGCATTTGATCGAGACAAAGCGGACATTTATGCTTCTGCCAAAATTCCTGAATACTGGATTTTTAATTTACAAAATAAAACTCTAGAAGTATTTCAAAATCCTTCCGACGACAAATACCAATTAACCACAGTTTTGACTGTGGCTGATTCCATTCATCCGCTTTTTCATTCAGAAATAATTTTAGATTTGAAAGACTTTTTATAA
- a CDS encoding PD40 domain-containing protein, producing the protein MTHKILSLFKFSLFIIDNIFSHSNLIRVILVYLFLFNLYAVPEVKVLPIPGNINTDMQEFAPSLTADGKTMYFYSKRNNSKYTDLYKSTLVNGKWTNPTELRGLNSPYDDQSPFISEDEKFIVFSSNRDGSIEFKLPNGKIGVSRDLYYSENTNGKWAKASSLSDKINTEEMEENPFLHGNDFYFTRYPFGNPSEAKIWKARITGNNLKEPEELPSPINLDGSSNIAAVISKDGKYIYFASNRAGGYGGYDIYRSKIEKDGSYGEPENLGPEINTKGDEAYMVIDRTNNAFYFCRKNLNENYDIYTALIIKDEEEPKVSIKEIPIRDKSIEETKINPPVKEIEIPNVVELPKKSDPIKDEINKTLKEKKKLTLNSVHFDTNSSDLLSDSFPILNQIADFLRENPDTKIKITGHTDLTGDISLNKILSLERAESVRSYLHSKGIDRKRMIADGKGSTQPVINNLDPESSRINRRTEFQVVD; encoded by the coding sequence ATGACTCATAAAATATTATCCTTATTCAAATTCTCTTTATTTATCATTGATAATATCTTTTCGCATTCAAATTTAATCCGAGTAATTCTAGTCTATCTTTTTCTATTTAATCTTTATGCAGTCCCCGAAGTAAAAGTTTTACCAATCCCAGGAAATATAAACACGGATATGCAAGAGTTTGCTCCATCACTTACAGCAGATGGGAAAACTATGTATTTTTATTCGAAGAGAAACAATTCGAAATATACTGATTTATATAAGTCAACACTAGTAAATGGTAAATGGACAAATCCTACCGAATTACGAGGATTAAACTCTCCCTATGACGACCAAAGTCCATTTATATCCGAAGATGAAAAGTTCATTGTATTTTCTTCGAATCGTGACGGATCCATTGAATTCAAACTTCCTAACGGAAAAATAGGAGTCTCTAGAGATTTATATTACTCCGAAAACACAAACGGCAAATGGGCAAAAGCCTCTAGCCTATCAGATAAAATCAATACAGAAGAAATGGAAGAGAATCCATTTTTACATGGAAACGATTTTTATTTTACGCGGTACCCATTTGGAAATCCAAGTGAAGCAAAAATCTGGAAAGCACGCATAACAGGCAATAACCTAAAAGAGCCGGAGGAATTGCCTTCGCCTATTAACTTAGACGGATCTTCCAATATTGCAGCCGTTATATCAAAGGACGGCAAATATATATACTTCGCATCTAACCGTGCGGGTGGTTATGGTGGCTATGACATCTATCGTTCAAAAATAGAAAAGGACGGAAGTTATGGTGAACCCGAGAATTTAGGTCCAGAAATTAACACTAAAGGTGACGAGGCTTATATGGTGATAGACCGGACAAATAATGCATTCTATTTTTGTCGTAAAAATCTGAATGAGAATTACGACATATATACCGCACTAATTATAAAAGATGAAGAAGAACCGAAAGTATCAATCAAAGAAATTCCTATTCGTGACAAATCTATTGAGGAAACGAAAATAAATCCTCCTGTAAAAGAAATAGAAATTCCGAATGTCGTCGAATTACCGAAAAAGTCAGATCCAATTAAGGATGAAATAAATAAAACACTAAAAGAAAAGAAAAAACTTACTCTCAACAGTGTACATTTTGATACAAATTCAAGCGACTTATTGTCCGATTCTTTTCCAATTTTAAATCAAATTGCTGATTTTTTGCGAGAGAATCCGGATACAAAAATTAAGATTACAGGTCACACCGATCTTACGGGAGATATTTCGCTTAACAAGATATTATCCTTAGAACGAGCTGAATCAGTTCGATCGTATTTACATTCAAAAGGCATTGATCGCAAAAGAATGATTGCAGATGGAAAAGGTTCCACTCAACCAGTAATTAATAATTTAGATCCCGAATCAAGTCGAATTAACCGACGTACTGAATTTCAAGTAGTGGACTAG